One Aegilops tauschii subsp. strangulata cultivar AL8/78 chromosome 7, Aet v6.0, whole genome shotgun sequence genomic window carries:
- the LOC109760623 gene encoding uncharacterized protein has translation MASGGYGYGGPYSYYQPAAAPFYYAQRPARGGGGGGGSRPPLHLFLLLATLLLLAATSLYARCEAAVESMAQQLRPLLILSPLLLIVAVQLWVATSGDNQGRGGGALAYLLSQVTPGDRYQSGHGAPYGQWDGGSSPWGVAVVLVLVLILVSYQSSFQEWRLFPLRGR, from the coding sequence ATGGCGAGCGGCGGCTACGGCTACGGCGGCCCCTACTCCTACTACCAGCCTGCGGCCGCGCCCTTCTACTACGCGCAGCGGCCGGCgagaggcggcggtggcggcggcggctcgcgcCCGCCGCTCCACCTCTTCCTGCTGCTCGCGACgctgctcctcctcgccgccACCTCGCTGTACGCGCGGTGCGAGGCGGCGGTGGAGAGCATGGCACAGCAGCTCCGGCCGCTGCTCATCCTGTCCCCGCTGCTGCTCATCGTCGCCGTTCAGCTCTGGGTGGCGACCAGCGGGGATAATCAAGGGCGAGGCGGGGGCGCCCTCGCGTACCTCCTCTCGCAGGTGACGCCGGGGGACCGGTACCAGAGCGGCCATGGCGCCCCGTACGGCCAGTGGGACGGCGGCTCGTCGCCGTGGGGTGTGGCGGTGGTGCTCGTGCTCGTCCTCATATTGGTCTCGTACCAGTCTTCGTTCCAGGAGTGGCGGCTGTTCCCGCTGCGCGGCCGGTGA